The Dictyoglomus sp. genome includes a region encoding these proteins:
- a CDS encoding HD domain-containing protein, producing MKDFLENIKHGVIVINSNNKIIKCNSVFEKLSGYQREEVENKLLVDDILGDLNLLEERDFETFLRTKKGEILKVFVNIFPLSENLTVLSLYDIYKLKETYNNFNLFFNKFNIPLVELDVSELFQYFKTLKKVMGKELYRYFDVHPELVYEVAKRIKIVNVNQSFKKEFSDFDFRNFQENIFLYLNESSLDIIKEEINKFYNGNLNLNFEVQAYNLLGKPRDLNINILPIENERVLVSIVDVTQRRDIERKLYASIHKLNNIFTQVIMTLSSIMEYKDSYTAYHQKRVSELSQEIAKEMNLPKDKIEAIKTGALLHDIGKISIPGEILNKPGRLSVLEMNIVKTHPINGYNMLKNIDFPSEVLEIVEEHHERLDGSGYPEGLKDKEISLPVRIVSVADVVEAMVSHRPYRPPLGIDKALKEIEENKGTKYDENVVEVCIKLFRERGFKFSL from the coding sequence ATGAAAGATTTTTTAGAAAATATAAAACATGGCGTTATTGTTATAAATTCTAACAATAAAATAATAAAATGTAATTCTGTCTTTGAAAAATTGTCAGGATATCAAAGGGAAGAAGTTGAGAATAAATTACTTGTTGATGATATTCTAGGAGATTTAAATCTATTAGAAGAAAGGGATTTTGAAACCTTTTTAAGAACAAAAAAGGGAGAGATATTAAAGGTCTTTGTTAATATTTTTCCCCTTAGTGAAAATTTAACTGTCCTTTCCCTCTATGATATCTATAAATTAAAAGAGACATATAATAACTTTAACCTGTTTTTTAATAAGTTTAATATTCCCCTTGTAGAGCTTGACGTTTCGGAACTTTTTCAATATTTTAAGACTTTAAAAAAGGTTATGGGAAAGGAACTATACAGATATTTTGATGTCCATCCCGAATTAGTATACGAAGTTGCTAAAAGAATAAAAATTGTAAATGTAAATCAAAGCTTTAAAAAGGAATTTTCTGATTTTGATTTTAGAAATTTTCAAGAAAATATTTTTCTTTATCTTAACGAGAGTAGTTTAGATATTATAAAAGAAGAGATAAATAAATTTTATAATGGTAATTTAAATTTGAATTTTGAAGTTCAAGCCTATAATCTACTAGGAAAGCCAAGAGATTTGAATATAAATATTTTACCTATAGAAAATGAAAGAGTCTTAGTCTCTATTGTAGATGTAACTCAAAGAAGAGATATAGAGAGAAAACTTTATGCGAGTATACATAAGCTAAACAATATTTTTACTCAAGTAATTATGACCCTTTCTTCTATTATGGAGTATAAAGATTCTTATACCGCTTATCATCAAAAAAGGGTATCGGAACTTTCTCAAGAAATTGCCAAAGAAATGAATCTTCCAAAGGATAAAATAGAAGCTATTAAAACTGGAGCCCTACTTCATGATATTGGAAAAATTTCCATACCTGGTGAGATTTTAAATAAGCCTGGAAGATTAAGTGTTCTTGAGATGAATATTGTTAAGACCCATCCCATTAATGGATATAACATGCTTAAAAATATTGATTTTCCATCCGAAGTTCTTGAGATAGTAGAAGAGCACCACGAAAGACTTGATGGATCAGGATATCCCGAAGGTCTTAAGGATAAAGAAATATCTCTTCCAGTAAGAATTGTTTCCGTTGCAGATGTAGTAGAAGCCATGGTTTCCCATAGACCTTATCGTCCTCCCTTGGGAATTGATAAGGCTTTAAAAGAAATAGAAGAGAATAAAGGAACTAAGTACGATGAAAATGTGGTAGAGGTCTGTATAAAACTTTTTAGAGAAAGGGGCTTTAAATTTTCTTTATAG
- a CDS encoding flavodoxin, with translation MDKNILIAFYSWSGNTKRIAELIHKEVGGTLFEIEPETPYPSSYNATVEQAKKEIKEGYKPPIKGKVEDFELYDVIFIGTPNWWSTIAPPVATFLTQYDFSGKIIAPFCSHGGGGQGKIIKDIEKLCPNSKILEIFSVYYGGDKNIKEKISSWLNKIGIKL, from the coding sequence ATGGATAAAAATATTCTTATAGCTTTTTATAGCTGGTCGGGAAACACAAAAAGAATAGCGGAATTAATTCATAAGGAAGTAGGAGGAACCCTTTTCGAAATAGAGCCTGAGACTCCTTATCCTTCCTCCTATAATGCCACAGTGGAACAGGCAAAGAAGGAAATTAAAGAAGGATACAAGCCTCCAATTAAAGGAAAAGTTGAAGACTTTGAACTCTATGATGTTATATTTATAGGAACTCCCAATTGGTGGAGCACCATTGCACCACCTGTTGCCACCTTTTTAACTCAATATGATTTCTCAGGAAAAATTATTGCTCCCTTTTGTAGTCATGGGGGAGGAGGACAGGGAAAGATTATAAAGGATATAGAAAAACTTTGTCCCAATTCTAAAATATTAGAAATTTTCAGTGTATATTATGGAGGAGATAAGAATATAAAAGAAAAAATATCCTCATGGTTGAATAAGATAGGAATAAAATTGTAA
- a CDS encoding sensor histidine kinase — MEKGNISKFLMKAQEEERKKIARELHDEIGQALTAIKINLELLRRKIDPKLVNYIDDSINLIDKTIEQVRNLSLNLRPSLLDDLGLLSSLKWYIEREKKRNNLNIEYVFNFQQEKINKDLSINIFRIIQEGLTNIIKHAQARNIFLEIKEEGENILITIKDDGIGFDVENIWEKIKEGRALGILGIKERVELFNGNMEIKSKKGEGTEIKITLSLEI; from the coding sequence ATGGAGAAGGGAAATATAAGTAAGTTTTTGATGAAGGCTCAGGAAGAAGAGAGAAAGAAAATTGCAAGGGAACTTCATGATGAAATTGGTCAAGCCCTTACTGCAATAAAAATTAATTTGGAACTTCTTAGAAGAAAAATTGATCCTAAATTGGTAAATTACATAGATGATAGTATTAATTTAATAGATAAAACTATCGAACAGGTAAGAAATTTATCCCTAAATCTTCGCCCCTCTCTTTTGGATGATCTGGGCTTACTTTCTTCTTTGAAATGGTATATAGAGAGGGAAAAAAAGAGAAATAATCTTAACATTGAATATGTTTTTAACTTCCAACAGGAAAAAATAAATAAAGATCTTTCCATAAATATTTTCCGAATAATTCAAGAAGGCTTAACAAATATTATAAAACATGCCCAAGCAAGGAATATATTCTTAGAAATAAAAGAAGAAGGAGAAAACATATTAATAACCATTAAGGATGATGGAATTGGTTTTGATGTGGAAAACATATGGGAAAAAATAAAAGAAGGGAGAGCCCTTGGAATTTTAGGAATAAAGGAAAGGGTGGAACTTTTTAATGGAAATATGGAAATTAAAAGTAAAAAAGGAGAAGGAACGGAAATAAAGATAACCTTATCTCTTGAAATCTAA
- a CDS encoding DUF6036 family nucleotidyltransferase — translation MALKESFEKLKNIELPFKRRIYFVALLTTLLKEKNITPIIVGGNALEFYTLGSYSTEDIDLVCNGIEEVGKILEGWNFKKIGRHWYNPEIDISLEIPSEILAGDYNRLTLVEIEGMTAYIIGIEDLIIDRLNACFYWKSQQDCEWAKELILLYKDEIDWNYLENKSKEEGVYENLIKLKNEKI, via the coding sequence GTGGCTTTAAAAGAATCCTTTGAAAAATTAAAAAATATTGAATTACCCTTTAAGAGAAGAATTTATTTCGTTGCTCTTTTAACTACCCTTTTAAAAGAAAAGAATATAACCCCTATAATAGTAGGAGGAAACGCCCTTGAATTCTACACCCTTGGAAGTTATTCCACGGAAGATATAGATCTTGTTTGTAATGGTATTGAAGAGGTTGGAAAAATCTTAGAAGGTTGGAATTTTAAAAAAATAGGAAGGCACTGGTATAATCCCGAGATAGATATATCTCTTGAAATTCCTAGTGAAATTCTTGCAGGAGATTATAATAGACTCACATTAGTTGAAATAGAAGGAATGACTGCATATATAATTGGGATTGAAGATCTGATCATAGATAGATTAAATGCCTGTTTTTATTGGAAATCTCAGCAGGACTGTGAATGGGCAAAGGAATTAATTCTTTTATATAAAGATGAAATTGACTGGAATTATTTAGAGAATAAATCCAAAGAAGAGGGGGTCTATGAAAATCTTATTAAGTTAAAAAATGAGAAAATTTAA
- a CDS encoding esterase-like activity of phytase family protein gives MYRVLSRLILLASLLIIFILGQNFGEKTEVYRYKIDTPFLKEKYNISFGSGIYFLGKEGEDLVFLSITDRGPNVDSPDILLDNKLYPSKIFLVPEFSPQIGYLRIRNNKCYVDKFYEIYNENGEKSTGKPLPLNKIGSTGEIPLDEKLKIINFDDLGLDPEGITIDDKGFIWICEEYGPSIIKIDPKTYRILERFYPGKGLPEILKWRQPNRGFEAISFQDGKIYVVVQSTLDIEGKTKNNANFVRIVEFNLDDKKVKMYAYPLDEDYSKYSDGMIGDMASLGKGKFLVLERGKLSSGYKNIIYLIDLNSAVPIPETLDESQTKDKKIENRFYVKKTKIIDLRNLGYNFEKSEGLALIQKDTLAILNDNDFGVKSNLSTLKSPQLINGRIWEKDTLRDITENFKIVSNEEILELWILKLPLSID, from the coding sequence GGAGAAAAAACTGAAGTCTATAGGTATAAAATTGATACACCTTTTTTAAAGGAAAAATACAATATAAGTTTTGGTTCTGGAATATATTTCCTTGGAAAAGAAGGAGAAGATTTAGTCTTCTTGTCTATAACTGATAGAGGACCTAATGTGGATTCTCCTGATATACTTCTAGATAACAAATTATATCCAAGTAAAATCTTTTTAGTACCTGAGTTTTCACCCCAGATAGGCTATTTAAGGATAAGAAACAATAAATGTTATGTAGATAAATTTTATGAAATCTACAATGAAAATGGGGAGAAATCAACAGGAAAACCTTTACCACTGAATAAGATAGGTTCTACGGGAGAGATTCCTTTGGATGAAAAATTAAAAATAATAAATTTTGATGATTTAGGGCTAGATCCTGAGGGAATAACTATTGATGATAAAGGATTTATTTGGATATGTGAAGAATACGGTCCAAGTATTATTAAAATTGACCCCAAAACTTATAGAATTTTAGAAAGATTTTATCCTGGAAAAGGACTTCCTGAAATCTTGAAATGGAGACAGCCAAATAGGGGATTTGAGGCTATTTCCTTTCAAGATGGTAAGATATATGTTGTTGTGCAAAGTACTTTAGATATAGAGGGAAAAACTAAAAATAATGCAAATTTTGTAAGAATAGTTGAATTCAACCTTGATGACAAGAAAGTAAAGATGTACGCCTATCCTTTAGATGAGGACTATTCTAAATACAGTGATGGAATGATAGGAGATATGGCCAGCCTTGGAAAAGGAAAGTTTTTAGTCCTAGAGAGGGGAAAACTTTCTTCGGGTTATAAAAATATAATCTACTTAATAGATCTAAATTCTGCAGTTCCAATACCTGAAACTCTTGATGAGAGTCAGACAAAAGATAAGAAAATAGAGAATAGATTCTATGTTAAGAAAACAAAAATAATTGATCTAAGAAACTTAGGATATAATTTTGAAAAAAGTGAAGGACTTGCTTTGATTCAGAAGGATACACTCGCAATTTTAAATGATAATGATTTTGGAGTAAAAAGTAATTTATCAACCTTAAAATCTCCTCAACTTATTAATGGAAGAATATGGGAAAAAGATACTTTGAGAGACATAACCGAAAATTTTAAAATTGTTTCAAACGAAGAGATACTTGAGCTTTGGATTTTGAAATTACCTCTTTCTATTGACTAA
- a CDS encoding MerR family transcriptional regulator, protein MKISEVSKKYGISEDTLRYYEKIGLIPRVHRNKSGVREYTEEDCRWIEFIKCMREAGVQIEALVRYVKLFQQGDKTIEERKKILMEQREQLISRLKDIQKALDKLNLKIEAYETIIVPAEKKLKGEEKVSL, encoded by the coding sequence ATGAAAATCTCTGAGGTAAGTAAAAAATATGGAATTTCTGAGGATACCCTCCGATATTATGAAAAGATAGGCTTGATTCCTAGAGTTCATCGTAATAAAAGTGGAGTTAGGGAGTATACCGAAGAAGATTGTAGATGGATTGAGTTTATCAAATGTATGAGAGAGGCTGGAGTACAAATAGAAGCCTTGGTAAGATATGTAAAGCTATTTCAACAGGGAGATAAGACTATTGAGGAGAGAAAAAAGATTTTAATGGAGCAAAGGGAACAACTTATATCCCGTCTTAAAGATATTCAAAAGGCTCTTGATAAGTTAAATTTAAAGATTGAGGCTTACGAGACTATAATAGTTCCTGCAGAAAAAAAGTTAAAAGGAGAAGAAAAAGTAAGTCTTTAA
- a CDS encoding response regulator, producing the protein MIPSEEERDILIVEDSPTQAEYLRKILRDYGYSSFVALSGEEALELLKTKIPQVVISDIVMPGIDGYELCGKIKSDEKLKNIIVLLLTVLSDPKDIIRGLEVGADGFITKPFDTKYLISTLQFLISSRELKKLGTIESVIEINILGKRYRLYTTQIQILNLLLQSYEKYLEKNEEIEKLKEEINKLNKELKLLYEKDKEYEYLIEGIPLPLFVVKDIGGEILTSNSYVSLLLKKDKEEIIGKNLFELLKLSPLEIAKLREVLLSPKEKRTCKIKGNICDEEVELECIGVPIIYNEKPAIQLTITIKKI; encoded by the coding sequence ATGATCCCCTCAGAAGAAGAAAGAGATATATTAATAGTTGAAGATTCTCCTACTCAGGCGGAATACTTAAGAAAAATCCTGAGAGACTATGGATATTCTTCTTTTGTTGCTTTAAGTGGAGAAGAAGCTTTAGAATTGTTAAAAACAAAAATACCTCAGGTAGTAATTTCCGATATTGTAATGCCAGGAATTGATGGATATGAATTATGTGGAAAAATTAAATCCGATGAAAAATTAAAAAACATAATTGTTCTTCTATTGACAGTACTTTCAGATCCTAAGGATATTATTAGGGGTTTAGAGGTTGGAGCGGATGGATTCATAACAAAGCCCTTCGATACCAAATATCTTATATCTACCCTTCAATTTTTAATTTCCAGTAGGGAATTAAAAAAGTTAGGTACCATCGAATCTGTAATTGAAATAAATATTTTGGGAAAAAGATACAGATTATATACCACTCAGATCCAAATATTGAATTTACTTCTTCAGAGTTATGAAAAATATTTAGAAAAAAACGAAGAGATTGAAAAATTAAAGGAAGAAATTAATAAATTAAATAAAGAGTTAAAGCTTCTTTATGAAAAGGATAAAGAATATGAATATCTTATCGAGGGAATTCCCTTACCCCTTTTTGTGGTAAAGGATATAGGAGGAGAAATTCTAACTTCAAATTCTTATGTTTCTCTCCTTTTAAAGAAGGATAAAGAAGAAATCATAGGAAAAAATCTTTTTGAGCTTCTCAAACTATCCCCTTTGGAAATAGCAAAGTTAAGAGAAGTACTTCTCTCTCCTAAAGAGAAAAGAACATGTAAGATTAAGGGGAATATATGTGATGAAGAAGTGGAATTGGAGTGTATAGGGGTTCCCATAATCTATAATGAAAAACCTGCAATTCAGCTTACTATTACTATAAAGAAAATTTAA